Genomic segment of Saprospiraceae bacterium:
CGAATTTCCATTACTTGAAATCATTGTGTTGACAGCTTATGGTTCTATTTCTGATGGTGTGCAAGCCATTAAAAATGGGGCATTTGACTACATTACAAAAGGGGATGACAATAACAAAATCATTCCATTGTTATACAGGGCTATGGAAAAAGTGGTTTTAGCCAAACGAGTTCAGCTATTAGAAAAGCAATTAAGCAATAAATACTCATTTGACAAAATAATAGGCAAATCAAAGTCCATCCTAAAAGCCATCGAATTGGCTCATAAAGTGGCTGCAACCGACACCTCAGTTTTATTGACGGGTGAAACAGGGACCGGCAAAGATGTATTTGCACAGGCAATCCATCAGGAAAGCAACAGGTCTAAGTATAATTTTGTCGCTATCAATTGTTCTGCTTTTAGCAAGGATATATTGGAAAGTGAAATGTTTGGACATAAAGCAGGTTCTTTTACAGGAGCATCCAAGGACCAAAAAGGACTTTTCGAAGAAGCAAATAATGGAACTATCTTTTTAGATGAATTAGGTGAAATGGCTTTGGACTTGCAAACGAAATTATTGAGAGTTTTGGAATCTGGCGAATTCATTCGTGTAGGTGAAAACAAACCAATAAAAGTAAATGTTCGTATCATTGCAGCTACCAATAAAGATTTGCTAAAGGAGATCGAACAAGGTCATTTCAGGCAAGATTTGTTTTACCGCATTTCCGTTTTTCAAATTCATTTACCACCATTAAGAGAGCGGGTTGTTGACATAGAACCATTAGCTCTTGAGTTTTTAAACACATTTGCAATTAAAACCAATAAAAGAATTAAATCCGCTTCAAAAGACTATTTGGAAGCATTAAAGCAACATCAATGGAATGGAAATATTAGAGAATTGAAAAATGTAATTGAACGGAGTGTAATTCTTTCCAATGATGAATTGACAATCGATAGTTTGCCAATCGAACTTCAAAATTATTCTAAACCTGATAAAAACAATAAAACACTGTCTGCATTTGATTTGGCCAGTGCAGAAAAAATTCACATCCAAAAAGTGTTAAATTATACAAACGGCAATAAAACCGAAACTGCACGACTGCTGAATATTGCCACCACCACCCTTTACCGCAAGCTGGACGAGTACAAAATCGGTTAAAGTATAGCGAAACGCTATACCCAACCATTGCAAAATGCAACGGTTTTCCTTATCTGAATTTTAGCGTATACCTCTTAACGCATTATCTGCCAAGGGTTTCAATGTTTTACAGCACAATTGGAATGGCTGTTGCAATCCTTTAATGTAGAAAACAAGTAACACGATGACAAACAATAAAATTGATAAACATTGTCTTAATGCTTGTCTGACTATAAGTTAACTTTACAAAAATCAATAAAACCATGTTTACACTAATTCTAGTCACAGTCGGGCTGTTATGCTTCGGGCTGTTTTT
This window contains:
- a CDS encoding sigma-54-dependent Fis family transcriptional regulator, producing MKKVLIIDDEEKLKTLLARIISLEGFEVLLAGDCKSAWKNLEQNEVDVVLCDVKLPDGNGVEFSKKIKDEFPLLEIIVLTAYGSISDGVQAIKNGAFDYITKGDDNNKIIPLLYRAMEKVVLAKRVQLLEKQLSNKYSFDKIIGKSKSILKAIELAHKVAATDTSVLLTGETGTGKDVFAQAIHQESNRSKYNFVAINCSAFSKDILESEMFGHKAGSFTGASKDQKGLFEEANNGTIFLDELGEMALDLQTKLLRVLESGEFIRVGENKPIKVNVRIIAATNKDLLKEIEQGHFRQDLFYRISVFQIHLPPLRERVVDIEPLALEFLNTFAIKTNKRIKSASKDYLEALKQHQWNGNIRELKNVIERSVILSNDELTIDSLPIELQNYSKPDKNNKTLSAFDLASAEKIHIQKVLNYTNGNKTETARLLNIATTTLYRKLDEYKIG